Part of the Flavobacterium alkalisoli genome is shown below.
GCGCTACCTTAACAGCTATTTCTACAGCGGTAGAACCGTTATCAGAAAAAAACAGCTTCTTTTGGTTGTCCGGTAATATGGCTACAAGTTTTTCTGACAACGACACTACAGGCTCATGTGTAAATCCTCCAAAAAGTACATGCTCTAAAGAGGTAAGCTGCCTGTATATGGCATCGGCAACAAACTTATTGCTGTGCCCGTAAGGATTAACCCACCACGAAGCGATGGCATCTATATATTGTTTTCCGTTTTCATCCCATAGCAAAGCTCCTTCTCCTTTTACTATACCAATAGGCTTTGCTGCTGTTTTATGTTGTGTATAGGGGTGCCAAAGATGTTTGCTGTCCCTCTCGGTAAGTCCCGGTATATTTACTGTACTCATGTTATAGATTATTCAGGTTGTCCCTAAAGTCGTCTGCATACTGCAGCACCACATTTTTGTCAAAATAAGGCTCCTCCTCTATACGGCCTATCATTTTAATTCCGGTACGTTTTAAAATCACCTCTTCGGTAGAAGGCACTTCAGGACCGTTAAATATGATGCCTGCTACTTCTATACCTCTTTGTTTTAAAACTTCAAGAGAAAGCAGTGTATGGTTTATACTGCCCAGATAATGCCTTGACACTACAACTACTTTATAATCCGGCTGTATCAAATCGATTATGGAATCGGTATCATTCAAAGGAACCAAAAGTCCTCCCGCCCCTTCTATTACCAAGTGGTTTTTTGTTTTCGGTTCTTTTATTTTTTTAAGATCTATAGTTACATCATCTAACTGCGCTGCCAGATGAGGACTAGCCGGCGTGTTTAACTTATAACTGTTAGGGTGGATAACTGTTTTATTATTGGTTATATAACGTTCAATCTTATGGCTGTCGGAATTATCAAGATCTCCGGCCTGCACAGGCTTCCAGTAGTCTGCTTTAATAGATTCCGTCACTATGGCCGATGCAATCGTCTTACCAACATCAGTTCCTATTCCTGTAATAAATAGTTTCATTCTAGATTAAATTCATTTCCGCAGTTATTACAGCGGTATTTATATTTTGTGTAAAATGGAAGCACTACCGATATAAAAGTGAAAAGGAATGCAAAAAGCGATTTTATATCCTTAATGGTAGTACCCAGCTCAATTTCATGACTGTTACACTTTGTACAGGTTAAAGGCTTACCTTCATCATCAAGCGAATATCGGCTAACATCCTGTAAAACCTCTGTCGCCCTGTCTTTATCATCAAGATGCACTAACAGTTTTACCCCACCAATTGCATTACTAACCAATGGATCGGTATCAATAGTATTATTGTCTTTCATGAAAACCTCAATACCTTCGGCTTCCAGCCTTCCTTTTATAATCATCGCTTCAGATGAATATTGAAACGATGCAACTTTTACAAAAGTGTTTTCCATATCACAAA
Proteins encoded:
- a CDS encoding putative signal transducing protein; this encodes MENTFVKVASFQYSSEAMIIKGRLEAEGIEVFMKDNNTIDTDPLVSNAIGGVKLLVHLDDKDRATEVLQDVSRYSLDDEGKPLTCTKCNSHEIELGTTIKDIKSLFAFLFTFISVVLPFYTKYKYRCNNCGNEFNLE
- the bioD gene encoding dethiobiotin synthase, which gives rise to MKLFITGIGTDVGKTIASAIVTESIKADYWKPVQAGDLDNSDSHKIERYITNNKTVIHPNSYKLNTPASPHLAAQLDDVTIDLKKIKEPKTKNHLVIEGAGGLLVPLNDTDSIIDLIQPDYKVVVVSRHYLGSINHTLLSLEVLKQRGIEVAGIIFNGPEVPSTEEVILKRTGIKMIGRIEEEPYFDKNVVLQYADDFRDNLNNL